From the Candidatus Blochmannia vicinus genome, the window GCCCACACAAGAATTATTTCAAAATTGCCAAAATCTTGCACAACGTAATAATGGAAACATTATGCTTACTGAAGATATTTCTAATGGGATAAAAGATGTAGATTTTTTATATACCGATGTGTGGGTATCTATGGGAGAAAATGAAAAAATGTGGGAAAAACGTATTTCTTTACTATCTCCATATCAAGTAAACCATCGTATGATTCAAAATACCAACAATCCAAATATAAAATTTTTACACTGCTTACCGGCATTACATGATGCAGAAACCACTATTGGTAAAAAAATAGCAAAAAAATATAACTTAAGAAATGGACTAGAAGTAACAAATGATATATTTGAATCTTCATATAGTATAGTATTTGATCAAGCTGAAAATCGTTTACATGCAGTCAAGGCTCTAATTTTGGCAACGTTACTTCCTGATGATTCTTGTTTTTTTTGATCTAATCCATTACAATAATTTATGATATAAATGATAAAAATTATACTACTTTAGTATAGATAAGTTTTAAATTTAATATTTTACTTTTTATTTCACTACAAGCTACGATATTAGGATAAATTCATGCACGATGAAAACACATATGATGACGATTAATACCAAAAAAAATGCTCCTGCCCCCCTCGGTCCCTATACACAAGCTATAGGGATTGGCAGCATAGTATTTGTGTCCGGCCAAATTCCCATATGTCCGGACACAAATACTATGCCTAATAACATTTACGATCAAACCTATCAATCCTTACTAAATATTAAAAATGTTATAGAAACCACTGAACTAAAAATAAATAATATTGTTAAAACCACATTATTTATCATTGATATAAACGATTTACATATAATAAATACTAGTTATAAAAAGTTTTTTAACACATACTCTTTTTCTGAAAACATAATTTTGCCGACACGCTCCTGTGTAGAAGTTTCTAAGTTACCAAAAGATGCCAAAATAGAAATTGAAGCCATCGCGATGCGTGATTTTTTATAAATTAATTACATCCGTATAAAAAATCACGCATAAAATAAACAAATAAATGAAATACCATCATTCATTCATTTATTACATAAATTTTTGCTTTTAATCACATATATCTCTATATCTTTCATGTATTTACTTTACTTATCAAGTTAAATATACAAAAGATTACGACAACCCCACACACTCTATGGCTGGCATCTTTTAAAAACACTACACAAAACAAAAACACATCATTTTTATAGAAAATATCTATCTATAAGTTACCATATAATAAATAGTATATATTATTTATGTAACATCTCTGATTCATATAAACGTGCCTGTTCTGTATCATACTGATTTTCCCATTTTGCAATTACCAAAACTGCTAAAGCGTTACCTATCACATTAAGTGCTGTACGACCCATATCTAACACTCGATCCACTCCTGCTATAAACGCTAATCCTTCTAACGGAATACCTACGCTACCTAGCGTAGCTAATAATACTACAAAAGACACCCCAGGAACACCAGCAATACCTTTAGAAGTGATCATTAAAGTTAATACTAAAATAATTTCCTGACTTAAAGATAATTCAATACCATAAAGTTGTGCAATAAAAATAGCAGCAATACTTTGATATAAAGTTGATCCATCTAAATTAAAGGAATAACCGGTAGGTATTACAAATCCAGTAATAGTTGATGGTGCTCCATAAGCTTCCATTTTTTCTATAATACGTGGTAACACAGTTTCTGAGCTAGCAGTAGAAAAAGATAGGATAAGCTCTTCTTTTAAAATACAAATTAATTTCCAAATTCTGAGATTACATATACGCGCTACTATACCTAATACTACTAATGCAAAAAAAACAATAGCAGCATAAACTAACAATACAAGTTTAGTAAGCGGTAACAAAGAACTAAAGCCAAAAGTTGCAACCGTAACTGAAATCAAAGCAAAAACCCCAATAGGAGCATAACGCATAACTATATGAGTTACTTCAAACATAGTATCCGCTATAGAATTAAAAATATCCAACAATGGATTCTTAGTTTTATCTGGCAATGTAGCTAATCCAAGTCCGAAAATTACCGAGAAAAAAATAACTGGCAACATATCTCCTTTAGCCATAGAATAAATAATATTCGAAGGAATTAACGATAACATAGTATTTACTAAATTCGACTGTATCTCAGATGTGGTTTGCTCATACATAGAAATATCTGTTTTGGACAATACAGACATATCAATTCCATAACCAGGATGAAGTAAATTAGCCAAAGCTACACCAAGTACTATAGCAACTGTTGTAATAACCTCAAAATAAATGATGGTTTTCAATCCAATACTTCCAAGTTTTCTAGCATCTCCAATACCAGCTATTCCAACTACTAATGTTGCCATTACAATAGGAACTACAATCATTTTTATCATTCGGATAAAAATTTCTCCAGCTGGAGATAAGAATGTAGTGATCATCCAATCTTTCAATTCTATTTGATTATGTAATGCGATTCCTAAAATAATACCCAAGTTTAAAGCAAAAAAAATTTTCCAAGCAAGGGTAATTTTAAATTTTTTCATCATCATAGTTACCCCTTAATTAAAATGAGTTATTTCGTTGTTATTCATCCAATCAATTCGTAAACAATCACACTAAATTAATTTATATAACAATTATTTAAAAATACTTATTAAAACATAAATATAACCAAAACTTTTTTTAATAAAACTTATAAATTATTTTATATAGTAAAACTGCTAAATCATCTTCACTCAAAACAACACACATACATAAATTATTTATTTAAACACATTGCTATTAAAAAATAAAACTCAACGCAACATCTCTTTATGTGCATTGAGTAATTATATAAATTTAACACCTAAAATTAAATATTAACTATTTTTTGATATAAATAACCACATACTACAATACAATTACAAACACTAACACTTTATAGTTTCATAAAAAAACAAAAAATAATTAACAATTATGAACCAACCTATAAGGAATGATATTATCTATTGCTTATTAAGTCAACAACTACATAATTAAATATCATTGAGATTAGATTTATTTGCATTTAAATTTATACCGTACATTCGCCCATAATGTATTGTGTATGTATAATGTAAAAATTTATAACAACCCAATATTATTCATGTTCCGCTAATAAAGCTTCTAAAAAATCTAAATCGCGTAATAATTTCGTTAATGTTTCGTTGCTAATTTTTTGTTGTGCGCGTAAATGATAATATTCTCCTCGTTCAGCACGTAATGCATTTAATCTCATTCTCCTCTCTAAGTCTTCAGTTAACATAGCATGCGCATCATTGTTGCCATCTATACGACGACGTAAATTACCTATAACACGCGCACTTACTTCATTAATCATTTGGCTGTCAATATTTTCTTCTTGACTGTGTATTAACCGCTCTTCCAATTTATATAAACTTTCAATAGCCACTTCTGCTGCTACCACCCGTGCCATACGTTCTTCTTTTCGTTGTAATAATTTATCAGATACTATAATTCCCCGTAATAACCACGGCAAAACAATTACACCACATAACAAAGAAAGCAAAATAACGCCAGTAGCAATAAAAACCAATTGATAACGAAGCGGAAATACTGAACCATCCCTTAAGAATAGTGGTATCGAAAGTACCCCTGCCAATGTAATAGCACCCCGCACTCCAGCAAAAGAAGCAATTAAAATTTCTCGTATATTATATTCACTAAATACCATTGGACGTTTAGTCATGTAACATAAACTTATATGTTTCATTAACCATAACCACCCAAATCTAAGCATCATTAATGCAGCATAAATAAAAATTACGTATAAAAATAACATCCATGTTCTAATAGTTGGATCCATTGCTGCTTGTGAAATAGAAGTTGATAAAATATCTGGTAATTGTAATCCAAGCATAATAAACACCATGCCATTAAACACAAACTCTAACATTGTCCAAACACTATTTCCTCGTAAACGCATAGCTAACGGTGCATTTCGAATAATTCCAGATTGACCAATAGTCATTCCAGAAGCAACTGACGATAATATTCCAGATACTCCAATATGCTCAGCAACCAAATATACAGCAAAAGGTAATAATAAAAGCAAGATCGTTTGAGTAGCAGGATCACCACCACTCCAACGAGTAATAAATCTTAATGATTTGCTATATCCCCAAGTAATAGTCATGCCTGCTAATAAACCACCCATAGATACTTTGATGAATTCTATAGAAGCCCCGCTCACACTAAAAACCATAGTGCCCATAGCTACTGAAATAGCAAATTTTAGGGAAACTAAACCTGATGCATCATTCATCAAAGCTTCTCCTTGAAGAATATCCATAAGTTTTTTGGGAATACGTCCCTCTCCTACAATACCTGACAGTGCTACTGCATCAGTTGGAGATAACACTGCCGCCAACGCCAATGCTGCTACCAAGGGCATTTCTGGTATCATCCAATGAATTAAATATCCAATACCAACTACAGTAATGATAACCAATATTAATGCTAATAGAACAATTTCTCCCCCATGCCGTAAAAATTCACGCATGGGAGTTTTCCAACCGTCTGAAAATAATAATGGAGGAATAAAAAGCAATAAAAATAACTCGGGATTAAAATCTACGTGTAATCCAAATTTAGGCCAAGCTAATAAAGCACCTAACACAATTTGCATTAAAGGCAATGGCATTTGAAATGGCAAAACCCGTGTTATTACCCCTGAAATGGAGACAACTAAAGTAAGAATAAGAATTGTAAAAAAAATCTCCATGCTTTAAATCTCAACTGTATCCACAAAAATAAATATTATACCTATAGACATTAGATTATCTTTTACATTTATTTCATATTCTATATGGACATGACAAACTTACAATTTATAAAATAGGTAATAATATATAATCAACTTTAATTATATGCCATTTATTAACAATGACATATTCTATATCTGTCCTACCAACAAAGATAAACTTTAATGCTTTGTTATTTAAATATACATTGCTTCAATAGCTTTTATAATACTGAAAAATGCTTAACATACGCCAAGTTAATTAACTTGAATTAAGAATATATATAATACTAATTTTTACAATTTAAATGATATAACAAAGATGTGAAATTATGATGAATACATCAAAATAAACACAACCTAATCCATATATATTGTGTCTACAAATTTATAGATTTAATTCAATGATAATTAAAAAATTAAATACATACACATCATCTATTATAGAAATGATGATGAAAATAAATCTTAATTTATATTTAAATTTTTTCTAAAAAGGAATATCTGCTTCATCGAAGTTAATATTAGATCCCTCATCCTTAGATGAAGTTTCACTATCATTATTTATTTGATCCTGATCATCCAACGATACACTCTCTTCTACATGACGATGACCTAGCATTTGCATTGTGCCTCCAATATTAACGACAATTTCGGTAATATATCGATCTTGTCCATTTTGGTTTTGCCATTTTCTAGTTTTTAATGACCCTTCGACATATACTTGAGAACCTTTATGAAGATATTCTGACGCAATCTCTGCTAATTTTCCAAATAATACCACACGATGCCACTCAGTTCTTTCTTTAAATTCATTAGTTTGTTTATCTTTCCAAGATTCAGTAGTAGCTACAGAAATATTAGTCACTATATTACCATTAGACATATAACGAGTTTCTGGATCTTGACCTAGGTAACCAATCAAAATAACTTTATTAATCCCTCTATTAGCCACAGTTCCTCCAATAATTACCATATTATTTTATCATATGGTAATTTTAATATGATTTAAAAAATTAAATATCTTATCGGATAATTAATTATATAATATATGATTTAATCAATTAATATAGTTACTCAACCATAAAATTGATATTATTAACTAATATGTGCATAAAATATTTATTTACCTATATATGATTTTAATATTGTATTAGTTTTCTTTATCTAAAAATAAATAATATATTTAATAAAGAATTTAAACTACATATAAACTTACATACGGAATAATAAACTCTTAAGCAATAATTTATTACAATTTTATTATTTTTACGGTAATAAAAATACTTTTAAAAATAACATACGTAAATTATACTTAATCTTTATAGCAACAAACACTAAGATAATATTCTACACATATAAATTATTGTCAAAATAATATCTGTAATATAACTGACATAACTAATAGCGTATCAATAACGAATAGGATCAATATAATTATCAAATCGAGACCATTGTCCATTAAAAATCAACCGTATGGTTCCAACAGGACCGTTACGTTGTTTCCCCAGAATAATTTCAGCAATACCTTTCATATCACTATTTTCATGATACACTTCATCACGATAAATAAATAAAATAAGATCAGCATCCTGTTCAATCGCTCCAGATTCACGAAGGTCCGAATTAACAGGGTGTTTGTCAATACGTTGTTCTAAACCTCTATTTAATTGAGATATTGCTATCACTGGTACTTTTAATTCTTTAGCTAACGCTTTTAATGATCTAGAAATTTCTGAAATTTCTAATGTACGATTATTAGATAAAGATGGCACTCTCATTAATTGTAAATAATCAATCATAATCAAACTTAAACCATCATGTTCACGACATAACCTACGAGCACGCCCACGCACCTCCGCAGGTGTTAAATATGAAGAGTCATCAATATATATATTACGTTTCTCTAAAAGTAGCTTCATAGCACTAGTAAT encodes:
- the ssb gene encoding single-stranded DNA-binding protein, which encodes MVIIGGTVANRGINKVILIGYLGQDPETRYMSNGNIVTNISVATTESWKDKQTNEFKERTEWHRVVLFGKLAEIASEYLHKGSQVYVEGSLKTRKWQNQNGQDRYITEIVVNIGGTMQMLGHRHVEESVSLDDQDQINNDSETSSKDEGSNINFDEADIPF
- a CDS encoding Na+/H+ antiporter, with product MEIFFTILILTLVVSISGVITRVLPFQMPLPLMQIVLGALLAWPKFGLHVDFNPELFLLLFIPPLLFSDGWKTPMREFLRHGGEIVLLALILVIITVVGIGYLIHWMIPEMPLVAALALAAVLSPTDAVALSGIVGEGRIPKKLMDILQGEALMNDASGLVSLKFAISVAMGTMVFSVSGASIEFIKVSMGGLLAGMTITWGYSKSLRFITRWSGGDPATQTILLLLLPFAVYLVAEHIGVSGILSSVASGMTIGQSGIIRNAPLAMRLRGNSVWTMLEFVFNGMVFIMLGLQLPDILSTSISQAAMDPTIRTWMLFLYVIFIYAALMMLRFGWLWLMKHISLCYMTKRPMVFSEYNIREILIASFAGVRGAITLAGVLSIPLFLRDGSVFPLRYQLVFIATGVILLSLLCGVIVLPWLLRGIIVSDKLLQRKEERMARVVAAEVAIESLYKLEERLIHSQEENIDSQMINEVSARVIGNLRRRIDGNNDAHAMLTEDLERRMRLNALRAERGEYYHLRAQQKISNETLTKLLRDLDFLEALLAEHE
- a CDS encoding Rid family detoxifying hydrolase; amino-acid sequence: MMTINTKKNAPAPLGPYTQAIGIGSIVFVSGQIPICPDTNTMPNNIYDQTYQSLLNIKNVIETTELKINNIVKTTLFIIDINDLHIINTSYKKFFNTYSFSENIILPTRSCVEVSKLPKDAKIEIEAIAMRDFL
- the gltP gene encoding glutamate/aspartate:proton symporter GltP → MKKFKITLAWKIFFALNLGIILGIALHNQIELKDWMITTFLSPAGEIFIRMIKMIVVPIVMATLVVGIAGIGDARKLGSIGLKTIIYFEVITTVAIVLGVALANLLHPGYGIDMSVLSKTDISMYEQTTSEIQSNLVNTMLSLIPSNIIYSMAKGDMLPVIFFSVIFGLGLATLPDKTKNPLLDIFNSIADTMFEVTHIVMRYAPIGVFALISVTVATFGFSSLLPLTKLVLLVYAAIVFFALVVLGIVARICNLRIWKLICILKEELILSFSTASSETVLPRIIEKMEAYGAPSTITGFVIPTGYSFNLDGSTLYQSIAAIFIAQLYGIELSLSQEIILVLTLMITSKGIAGVPGVSFVVLLATLGSVGIPLEGLAFIAGVDRVLDMGRTALNVIGNALAVLVIAKWENQYDTEQARLYESEMLHK